Proteins encoded in a region of the Flavobacteriaceae bacterium HL-DH10 genome:
- the argS gene encoding arginine--tRNA ligase: MSLQETLSNQVKQAVLTSFNVTLESVEFQATRKEFPGDITVVIFPMLRFVKGNPVQIGETIGNYLVEFVEDVKAFNVVKGFLNIEISDSYYINFFNGIKENETYGFVSPNAEEKAIMVEYSSPNTNKPLHLGHVRNNLLGYSVAEILKASGKKVYKTQIINDRGIHICKSMLAWEKFGNGETPESTGLKGDKLVGNYYVKFDQEYKKEIQDLIAQGQTEEEAKKNAPLLLEAQDMLLKWEAGDEEVVALWKKMNGWVYEGFAESYKNLGVDFDTLYYESNTYLLGKEFVAEGLKKGVFIKEADGSVWCDLTEDGLDKKIVLRADGTAVYMTQDIGTAIQRIKDFPDVGGMVYTVGNEQDYHFQVLFLILKKLGFEWAENLYHLSYGMVDLPSGKMKSREGTVVDADDLVDEMSRTAGEISEELGKLDGYTEEEKQDLYKTIGLGALKYYILKVDPKKRILFDPKESIDFQGNTGSFIQYTYARIQSILRKANVKEAVAQTVEDLPLHLKEKELIKQLQLFPEVIQNAAENHSPALVANYTYDLVKEFNSFYQNVSILGADTDNEKLLRIQLSNTVANTIKNAFSVLGIQVPERM, from the coding sequence ATGAGTCTTCAAGAAACCTTATCAAACCAAGTAAAACAAGCTGTTTTAACAAGTTTTAATGTAACATTAGAATCGGTAGAATTTCAAGCTACCCGAAAAGAATTTCCTGGCGATATTACTGTTGTTATTTTTCCTATGTTGCGTTTTGTGAAAGGAAATCCAGTACAAATAGGAGAAACTATTGGTAATTATTTGGTAGAGTTTGTAGAAGATGTAAAAGCGTTTAATGTTGTAAAAGGCTTTTTGAATATTGAAATAAGCGACTCATATTATATTAACTTTTTTAATGGCATAAAAGAAAATGAAACATATGGTTTTGTTTCGCCAAATGCCGAAGAAAAAGCTATTATGGTAGAGTATTCTTCACCTAATACTAATAAACCACTTCATCTAGGCCATGTTAGAAATAACCTTTTAGGGTATAGTGTTGCCGAAATTTTAAAGGCGTCTGGTAAAAAAGTATATAAAACTCAAATTATAAATGACCGTGGTATACATATATGTAAAAGTATGTTGGCTTGGGAGAAGTTTGGTAACGGAGAAACTCCTGAAAGTACGGGTTTAAAAGGCGATAAATTAGTTGGGAATTACTATGTAAAGTTCGATCAAGAATATAAAAAGGAAATTCAAGATTTAATTGCCCAAGGACAAACAGAAGAAGAAGCCAAAAAGAATGCACCATTATTATTAGAAGCTCAAGATATGCTTTTAAAATGGGAAGCAGGTGATGAAGAAGTTGTGGCGCTTTGGAAAAAAATGAACGGTTGGGTGTATGAAGGCTTTGCAGAAAGTTATAAAAACCTAGGAGTAGATTTTGATACCTTATATTATGAAAGTAATACCTATTTATTAGGAAAAGAGTTTGTTGCTGAAGGATTAAAAAAAGGTGTTTTTATTAAAGAAGCAGATGGTTCGGTTTGGTGTGATTTAACCGAAGACGGACTCGATAAAAAAATAGTACTTCGTGCCGATGGAACTGCGGTTTATATGACGCAAGATATTGGTACTGCTATACAACGTATTAAAGATTTTCCAGATGTTGGTGGTATGGTTTATACTGTTGGTAACGAGCAAGACTACCATTTTCAAGTGTTGTTTTTAATTCTGAAAAAGTTAGGGTTTGAATGGGCAGAAAACTTATATCATTTAAGTTATGGTATGGTAGATTTACCTAGCGGAAAAATGAAGAGTAGAGAAGGTACTGTTGTTGATGCTGATGATTTAGTTGATGAGATGTCGCGTACTGCTGGTGAGATTTCAGAAGAATTAGGAAAGCTTGATGGATACACAGAAGAAGAAAAACAAGACTTATATAAAACGATTGGTTTAGGAGCTTTAAAATATTACATTTTAAAAGTAGATCCTAAAAAACGTATTTTGTTTGATCCGAAAGAATCTATAGATTTTCAAGGAAATACAGGGTCTTTTATTCAATATACGTATGCCAGAATTCAATCTATTTTACGAAAAGCCAATGTAAAAGAGGCTGTTGCGCAAACAGTTGAAGATTTGCCATTACATCTTAAAGAGAAAGAACTTATTAAGCAATTACAATTGTTTCCAGAGGTGATACAAAATGCTGCTGAAAACCATAGTCCAGCTTTAGTGGCTAATTATACTTATGATTTAGTAAAAGAATTTAATTCTTTTTACCAAAACGTGTCTATTTTAGGTGCCGATACCGACAATGAAAAGTTGCTTAGAATACAGCTTTCTAATACGGTAGCCAATACCATAAAAAATGCGTTTAGCGTTTTAGGTATTCAAGTTCCTGAAAGGATGTAA
- a CDS encoding tetratricopeptide repeat-containing sensor histidine kinase — translation MRKTITLIILCLSIFFGFSQTKEIDSISIQLAFQNQDSTKVETSLLLIKSLYEIKEYDRALKYIVQSEKLSSSINYNKGIAEITYYKALIYAAKDDYINATSGYNKAKELFIQLSDTLGVAYVNNSIGLIEIKRGNYANGLKHLLSAIKELESRRLKRELSLAYSHLAKAFYEIHDYDQAIDYNLKALEVQEQLNDAVGISQTNNQLAELYSIKKEYRKAIEFYEKVIEGNTGASDSIRAQIFPKLGGEYLKFNDYEKASKYLIEGYNLNTRFKNEPNLLIALNNLGDLNLKQSRLILAERQLLQAGAIAEKIDNKTELLKHYKLMKALDSTKRNFDRAFIWQRKYYDLKNSLNRKTVSLDTKTKVSNALELETNFDNKEAFIQPEEKATNAEGLKFFNKYKLIFYGLIAALAIVSVFLVLIFLKRNNNIKYTQELEEKNIKIELQNEAFSEQTKHLENVNNVKDKLFSIVSHDLKDSLSSINGFIDLLREGSLTREEFDNLIPELSENANNASLLLFNLLNWSKSQMQSLEPKPTLFDIQEVFEDKVKLVEQRMESKGIELIDHSLRDFAYADRSMFEIVVQNLLANALKFCKNGDSITIANHISNGSCIVSIADTGVGISKENIEKLFKNNSFTTMGTNNEKGTGLGLSICKELIELNNGKIWVESTQGVGSTFYVQLPKSRPNGDH, via the coding sequence ATGAGGAAAACAATTACTTTAATTATATTATGTTTATCTATATTCTTTGGTTTTTCTCAAACTAAGGAAATAGACAGCATTTCCATACAATTAGCGTTTCAAAATCAAGATTCTACAAAAGTTGAAACGTCTTTACTATTAATTAAATCACTTTATGAAATTAAAGAATACGACAGAGCCTTAAAATATATTGTTCAAAGTGAAAAACTCTCTTCAAGTATAAACTACAATAAAGGTATTGCCGAAATAACGTATTATAAAGCCTTAATTTACGCTGCAAAAGATGATTATATAAATGCTACCAGCGGTTATAATAAAGCAAAAGAATTATTCATTCAATTAAGTGACACTCTAGGTGTTGCTTATGTAAACAATAGTATCGGGTTAATAGAAATTAAGCGTGGTAACTATGCTAACGGATTAAAACACTTACTATCTGCCATTAAAGAATTAGAAAGCAGACGCCTTAAAAGAGAACTTTCTTTAGCTTATAGCCACCTAGCCAAAGCCTTTTATGAAATTCATGACTACGATCAAGCAATAGATTATAATTTAAAAGCCTTAGAGGTTCAAGAACAACTTAATGACGCTGTAGGAATTAGTCAAACTAACAATCAACTTGCCGAATTATACTCCATTAAAAAAGAATACAGAAAAGCTATTGAATTTTACGAAAAAGTTATTGAGGGTAATACTGGTGCTAGTGATTCTATCCGTGCTCAAATATTCCCAAAACTTGGAGGTGAATATTTAAAATTTAACGATTATGAAAAAGCTTCTAAATATTTAATTGAAGGCTACAACTTAAATACACGTTTTAAAAACGAACCTAATTTACTAATTGCGTTAAATAATCTAGGTGATTTAAACTTAAAACAAAGTCGATTAATTTTAGCTGAAAGGCAATTATTGCAAGCTGGAGCTATTGCTGAAAAAATTGATAACAAAACGGAGTTATTAAAGCATTATAAATTAATGAAAGCTTTAGATTCTACCAAACGTAATTTTGACAGAGCTTTTATTTGGCAGCGCAAATACTATGATTTAAAAAATAGCCTTAATAGAAAGACGGTTTCTTTAGACACAAAAACAAAAGTTTCTAATGCTCTAGAATTAGAAACTAATTTTGATAATAAAGAAGCATTCATCCAACCTGAAGAAAAAGCAACTAACGCTGAAGGATTAAAATTCTTTAATAAATACAAGCTCATTTTTTACGGATTAATAGCTGCATTAGCTATTGTATCTGTTTTTTTAGTTCTTATTTTTTTAAAAAGAAATAATAATATAAAATACACTCAAGAATTAGAAGAAAAAAACATTAAAATCGAATTACAAAATGAAGCCTTTTCAGAACAAACCAAACATCTGGAAAATGTTAATAATGTAAAAGATAAATTATTTTCTATAGTATCTCACGATTTAAAAGACTCGCTTTCATCTATTAATGGCTTTATAGATTTACTTAGAGAAGGATCTTTAACTAGAGAAGAGTTTGACAACTTAATTCCCGAATTAAGCGAGAATGCCAACAATGCTTCATTATTGCTATTTAATTTATTAAACTGGTCTAAATCTCAAATGCAATCATTAGAGCCTAAACCAACTTTATTTGATATTCAAGAAGTTTTTGAAGATAAAGTGAAACTTGTTGAACAACGCATGGAAAGCAAAGGCATAGAATTAATAGATCACTCGTTACGAGATTTTGCTTATGCCGATAGAAGTATGTTTGAAATTGTTGTTCAAAACTTACTTGCCAATGCTCTAAAATTTTGTAAAAATGGAGACTCCATTACCATTGCAAACCACATTAGTAATGGTAGTTGTATTGTAAGTATTGCAGATACGGGTGTTGGTATTTCAAAAGAAAATATTGAAAAACTATTTAAGAATAATTCTTTTACTACCATGGGTACCAACAACGAAAAAGGAACTGGTTTAGGACTATCTATTTGTAAAGAATTAATAGAGCTTAATAATGGTAAAATCTGGGTAGAAAGTACTCAAGGTGTAGGAAGTACCTTTTATGTACAACTTCCAAAATCCAGACCTAATGGAGACCATTAG
- a CDS encoding arginine deiminase-related protein, protein MQQTTNTILMIRPINFRMNEQTAVNNYYQKELAGLLPAAINAKAQQEFDDYVIKLREIGVNVVVVNDTDEFDTPDSIFPNNWVSFHENGTVGLYPMFAENRRFERREDVLLKLEDAGFLIHDVIDYTSAEEENVFLEGTGSLLLDRVNRKAYCALSPRADEDLFIEFCEDFEYFPVVFSANQTVEGERKAIYHTNVMMCLGETFAVICLSSIDDKKERKNVITHLKEDGKEIIDITESQVNNFAGNMLQVKGANDTLYLIMSESAYNSLTASQIQKLEKHTAILSSSLKTIEACGGGSARCMMAEVFLPKA, encoded by the coding sequence ATGCAACAAACTACAAATACTATTTTAATGATTCGTCCTATCAATTTTAGGATGAACGAACAAACAGCCGTAAATAACTATTACCAAAAGGAATTGGCGGGCTTGTTACCAGCTGCTATTAATGCAAAAGCACAACAAGAGTTTGATGATTATGTCATAAAGTTAAGAGAAATAGGGGTTAATGTAGTGGTTGTAAATGATACGGATGAGTTTGATACTCCTGATTCTATTTTTCCTAATAACTGGGTGTCTTTTCATGAAAATGGAACCGTTGGCTTATATCCCATGTTTGCTGAAAATAGACGTTTTGAGCGTCGAGAAGATGTCCTTTTAAAATTAGAAGACGCTGGATTTTTAATACATGATGTTATTGATTATACAAGTGCTGAAGAAGAAAATGTTTTTTTAGAAGGCACAGGAAGCCTTTTGTTAGATCGGGTAAATCGTAAAGCATATTGTGCATTGTCACCTCGTGCAGATGAAGATTTATTCATTGAGTTTTGTGAAGACTTTGAATATTTTCCAGTTGTTTTTTCAGCAAACCAAACTGTAGAGGGTGAGCGTAAAGCAATCTATCATACCAATGTTATGATGTGTTTAGGTGAAACGTTTGCAGTTATTTGCTTAAGTAGTATTGATGATAAGAAAGAACGTAAAAATGTCATTACCCATTTAAAAGAAGACGGAAAAGAAATTATAGACATCACAGAATCTCAGGTTAATAATTTTGCTGGTAATATGCTACAAGTAAAAGGTGCTAATGATACTTTGTATTTAATAATGAGTGAATCGGCTTATAATTCATTAACAGCATCTCAGATACAAAAATTAGAAAAGCATACGGCTATTCTTTCTAGTTCCTTGAAGACTATTGAAGCTTGTGGGGGCGGTAGTGCGCGATGTATGATGGCAGAAGTGTTTTTACCTAAAGCCTAA
- a CDS encoding arginine deiminase family protein: MLKLNVNNETSRLRTVVLGTAKSNGPTPKVEDCYDPKSIEHVLTATYPKEEDMILELDAVASVFEKYDVTILRPKVIENCNQIFSRDIAFVIENKMLRANILPNREEEVEAIGYIWNQVEEENRIILPEECHVEGGDVMPWNDYIFIGTYSGIDYPDLITARTNMDAVIAIQELFPHKIVKSFELRKSNTNAKENALHLDCCFQPIGKDKAIIHKNGFLVEKEYQWLVDFFGKENIFEIDKDEMYQMNSNIFSISEDVIISEKNFTRLNTWLRKQGFKVEEVPYAEISKQGGLLRCSTMPLIRD, translated from the coding sequence ATGCTTAAATTAAATGTAAATAATGAAACATCACGGTTGCGTACCGTTGTTTTAGGAACTGCGAAAAGTAATGGTCCTACGCCAAAAGTAGAAGATTGCTATGACCCTAAGAGTATTGAACATGTGTTGACGGCAACCTATCCTAAAGAAGAAGATATGATTCTTGAATTAGATGCTGTAGCATCTGTTTTTGAAAAATATGATGTTACTATTTTAAGACCAAAAGTTATAGAAAACTGTAACCAAATATTTTCACGTGATATTGCTTTTGTAATCGAAAATAAGATGCTACGGGCAAATATATTACCTAATAGAGAAGAGGAAGTCGAAGCTATTGGGTATATATGGAATCAAGTAGAAGAAGAAAACCGTATTATTTTACCAGAAGAATGTCATGTTGAAGGCGGTGATGTCATGCCTTGGAACGATTATATTTTTATTGGAACATATTCTGGCATTGATTATCCAGATTTAATTACTGCTCGCACCAATATGGATGCAGTTATTGCTATTCAAGAATTGTTTCCTCATAAAATTGTCAAATCTTTTGAGCTTAGAAAGTCAAATACCAATGCTAAAGAAAATGCTTTGCATTTAGATTGCTGTTTTCAACCTATTGGAAAAGACAAAGCTATTATACATAAAAACGGGTTTTTAGTTGAAAAGGAATATCAATGGTTAGTTGACTTTTTTGGAAAAGAAAATATATTTGAAATTGATAAAGACGAAATGTACCAAATGAATAGTAATATTTTTTCCATTTCTGAAGATGTTATTATATCTGAAAAAAACTTTACACGCTTAAATACATGGTTACGTAAACAAGGTTTTAAGGTTGAAGAAGTTCCTTATGCCGAAATTTCAAAACAAGGAGGTTTGTTAAGATGTTCTACTATGCCATTAATTAGGGATTAA
- a CDS encoding citrate synthase, with amino-acid sequence MANTASIEIDGKKHEFPLLKGTENEVAIDFKTFRTDTGGVITLDPGFKNTGSCESAITFLDGEKGILRYRGYSIEELAEKADFLEVAYLLIFGELPTKEQNDKFHDDIKAESIVDEDVKKILDAFPKSAHPMGVISSLTSALTAFNPSSVNVESEEDMYKSVVRLLGKFPVLVAWTFRKKEGLPLDYGDNSLGYVENILKMMFRKPNGDYNQNKILVDALDKLLILHADHEQNCSTSTVRIVGSSHAGLFASISAGISALWGPLHGGANQAVLEMLEAIKVDGGDTKKYMAKAKDKQDPFRLMGFGHRVYKNFDPRAKIIKVAADEVLGDLGIKDPILDIAKGLEKEALEDQYFVDRKLYPNVDFYSGIIYRGMGIPTDMFTVMFALGRLPGWIAQWREMRLRKEPIGRPRQLYIGATERSFVPIEKR; translated from the coding sequence ATGGCAAATACTGCTTCTATAGAAATCGATGGTAAGAAACATGAATTTCCTTTACTTAAAGGAACAGAGAATGAAGTTGCAATAGATTTTAAAACATTTAGAACTGACACAGGTGGCGTTATTACTTTAGATCCTGGTTTTAAAAACACGGGTTCTTGCGAAAGTGCAATTACTTTCTTAGATGGAGAAAAAGGAATTTTAAGATATAGAGGGTATTCTATTGAAGAGTTAGCAGAAAAAGCTGATTTTTTAGAAGTTGCTTATCTTTTAATTTTTGGAGAACTTCCTACAAAAGAACAAAATGACAAGTTTCATGATGATATTAAAGCTGAATCTATTGTTGATGAAGATGTAAAAAAGATATTAGATGCTTTTCCTAAGTCAGCACATCCAATGGGTGTTATTTCCTCTTTAACAAGTGCATTGACGGCTTTTAATCCATCTTCAGTAAATGTAGAATCTGAAGAAGATATGTATAAATCAGTAGTCCGTTTATTAGGAAAATTTCCTGTATTAGTAGCTTGGACTTTTCGTAAGAAAGAAGGTTTACCTCTTGACTACGGTGACAATTCTTTAGGTTATGTAGAAAACATTTTGAAAATGATGTTTAGAAAACCTAATGGAGATTATAATCAAAATAAAATTTTAGTAGATGCTTTAGATAAGCTTTTAATTCTTCATGCCGATCATGAACAAAATTGTTCAACTTCAACGGTTAGAATAGTTGGTTCATCACATGCTGGATTATTTGCATCTATTTCTGCAGGTATTTCTGCGCTTTGGGGACCACTTCATGGAGGAGCAAACCAAGCGGTTTTAGAAATGTTAGAAGCTATAAAAGTAGATGGTGGAGATACTAAAAAGTATATGGCTAAAGCTAAAGATAAGCAAGATCCTTTCCGCTTAATGGGCTTTGGACACCGTGTTTATAAAAATTTCGACCCTAGAGCAAAAATCATTAAGGTAGCTGCCGATGAGGTTTTAGGCGATTTAGGTATAAAAGATCCTATTTTAGATATTGCTAAAGGTCTAGAAAAAGAAGCTTTAGAAGATCAATACTTTGTTGATAGAAAATTGTATCCTAATGTAGATTTTTATTCAGGTATAATTTATAGAGGTATGGGAATACCAACCGATATGTTTACCGTTATGTTTGCTTTAGGACGTTTACCAGGGTGGATTGCTCAATGGCGTGAGATGCGTTTACGTAAAGAACCTATTGGAAGACCTAGACAATTATATATTGGAGCAACAGAAAGATCGTTTGTGCCCATTGAAAAAAGATAA
- the eno gene encoding phosphopyruvate hydratase has translation MSVIINIHARQIFDSRGNPTVEVDVVTENDVLGRAAVPSGASTGEHEAVELRDGGSDYMGKGVLKAVDNVNSIIAQELLGVSVFEQNLIDQIMIDLDGTPNKSKLGANAILGVSLAVAKAAAGELGLPLYRYVGGVSANTLPLPMMNIINGGSHSDAPIAFQEFMIMPVKAKNFTDAMKMGSEIFHNLKKVLHDRDLSTAVGDEGGFAPNLAGGTEDALETIAKAVENAGYKFGEEVKIALDCASAEFYENGKYDYKKFEGDTGVVRTSKEQADYLAELVAKYPIISIEDGMDENDWEGWKYLTELVGDKVQLVGDDLFVTNVERLSRGIEEGIANSILIKVNQIGSLTETIAAVNMAKNAGYTSVMSHRSGETEDNTIADLAVALNCGQIKTGSASRSDRMAKYNQLLRIEEELGEIAYFPQEKAFKIK, from the coding sequence ATGAGTGTAATAATTAATATTCACGCTAGACAAATATTTGATTCTAGAGGAAATCCTACTGTTGAAGTAGATGTTGTAACAGAAAATGATGTATTAGGAAGAGCTGCTGTGCCATCAGGAGCATCAACAGGAGAGCATGAAGCTGTCGAATTAAGAGACGGTGGAAGCGACTACATGGGTAAGGGTGTTTTAAAAGCAGTTGATAATGTAAATTCAATTATTGCTCAAGAATTATTGGGTGTTTCTGTTTTTGAACAAAACTTAATTGATCAAATTATGATCGATTTAGACGGAACTCCAAACAAATCAAAATTAGGAGCTAATGCCATTTTAGGTGTTTCTTTAGCAGTAGCTAAAGCAGCAGCAGGAGAGTTAGGTTTACCTTTATATCGTTACGTAGGTGGTGTGTCTGCAAATACACTTCCATTACCAATGATGAATATTATTAATGGTGGTTCTCATAGTGATGCTCCAATAGCATTTCAAGAGTTCATGATTATGCCTGTTAAAGCTAAAAATTTTACAGATGCTATGAAAATGGGATCTGAGATTTTTCATAATCTAAAGAAGGTGCTTCATGATAGAGATTTAAGTACTGCAGTAGGAGATGAAGGTGGTTTTGCGCCAAACTTAGCTGGAGGTACTGAAGATGCATTAGAAACCATAGCAAAAGCAGTTGAAAATGCTGGATATAAATTTGGTGAAGAAGTTAAGATAGCACTTGATTGCGCATCAGCTGAATTTTATGAAAATGGTAAATATGATTACAAAAAGTTTGAAGGAGATACAGGTGTTGTAAGAACTTCAAAAGAACAAGCAGATTATTTAGCTGAGCTAGTTGCTAAGTATCCTATTATTTCTATTGAAGATGGTATGGATGAGAACGACTGGGAAGGTTGGAAATATTTAACAGAATTAGTTGGAGATAAAGTACAATTAGTTGGTGATGATTTATTTGTAACTAACGTTGAGCGTTTGTCTAGAGGAATTGAAGAAGGTATTGCTAATTCAATTTTAATTAAAGTAAATCAAATTGGTTCTTTAACTGAAACGATTGCAGCTGTTAATATGGCTAAAAATGCTGGTTATACTTCTGTAATGTCTCACCGTTCTGGTGAAACAGAAGATAATACTATTGCCGATTTAGCTGTAGCACTTAATTGTGGACAAATAAAAACAGGTTCTGCATCACGTAGTGACCGTATGGCTAAATATAATCAACTACTTCGTATTGAAGAAGAGTTAGGAGAAATTGCTTACTTCCCACAAGAAAAAGCATTTAAAATAAAATAA
- the carA gene encoding glutamine-hydrolyzing carbamoyl-phosphate synthase small subunit, giving the protein MKYQKRQKAIILLADGTIFYGKAVGGKQGTSFGEVCFNTGMTGYQEIFTDPSYYGQLMVATNAHIGNYGTNEDEIESDSIKIAGLIVKNFSYEYSRDAADGSLEDFLNKNNLLAISDVDTRALVSYIRDHGAMNAVISTEVDNIEGLKKQLADVPNMEGLELASKVSTKEPYYYGDENATYKVAALDIGIKKNILRNIASRDAYIKVFPYNSKFEELEAFKPDGYFLSNGPGDPESLIEAQEVAKEIIKRDLPLFGICLGHQVIARANGISTYKMHNGHRGINHPVKNMITGKGEITSQNHGFAVNREEAEAHQDLEVTHVHLNDQTVAGLAMKNKNCFSVQYHPEASPGPHDSSYLFDQFIENIKNK; this is encoded by the coding sequence ATGAAATATCAAAAAAGACAAAAAGCCATAATTTTATTAGCCGATGGCACTATTTTTTACGGTAAGGCAGTAGGTGGAAAACAAGGAACTTCTTTTGGAGAAGTTTGTTTTAACACTGGAATGACTGGATATCAAGAAATTTTTACTGATCCATCTTACTATGGGCAACTTATGGTAGCAACCAATGCTCATATTGGGAACTACGGTACAAATGAAGATGAAATAGAATCAGATTCTATAAAAATCGCAGGTCTTATTGTTAAAAATTTTAGTTATGAATATTCTAGAGATGCTGCAGATGGTTCTTTAGAAGATTTTTTAAATAAAAATAACCTTTTAGCAATTTCAGATGTAGATACGAGAGCTTTGGTAAGCTATATTAGAGACCATGGCGCTATGAATGCTGTTATTTCAACTGAAGTTGATAATATTGAAGGATTGAAGAAACAGTTGGCAGATGTACCAAATATGGAAGGCTTAGAGTTAGCGTCCAAAGTGTCTACAAAAGAACCTTATTATTATGGTGATGAAAATGCAACCTATAAGGTAGCGGCTTTAGATATTGGTATTAAAAAGAATATTCTTAGAAATATTGCAAGTAGAGATGCTTATATTAAAGTGTTTCCTTATAATTCAAAATTTGAAGAATTAGAAGCTTTTAAACCAGATGGTTACTTCTTGTCAAATGGTCCTGGAGATCCAGAGTCTTTAATAGAAGCTCAAGAAGTTGCTAAAGAGATTATAAAAAGAGATTTGCCTTTGTTCGGTATCTGCCTTGGACACCAGGTTATTGCTCGTGCAAATGGTATTTCTACATATAAGATGCATAATGGGCATAGAGGTATTAATCATCCTGTGAAAAATATGATTACAGGAAAAGGTGAAATTACTTCTCAAAACCATGGTTTTGCAGTGAATAGAGAAGAGGCTGAGGCACATCAAGATTTGGAAGTAACTCACGTACATTTAAATGATCAAACTGTTGCTGGTTTAGCCATGAAAAATAAAAATTGTTTTTCAGTTCAGTACCATCCTGAAGCAAGTCCTGGACCGCATGATTCATCATACCTTTTCGATCAGTTTATTGAAAATATAAAAAATAAATAA
- the rplQ gene encoding 50S ribosomal protein L17 codes for MRHGKKINHLGRQTAHRKSMLANMACSLIEHKRINTTVAKAKALKQFVEPMITKSKEDTTHNRRIVMARLRQKDAVTELFRDVAPKIADRPGGYTRIIKLGNRLGDNADMAMIELVDYNEIYNAEKKAKKTTRRSRRGGSKPEAAPVVETKASNEEE; via the coding sequence ATGAGACACGGAAAAAAAATAAATCACTTAGGTAGACAAACAGCTCACAGAAAATCAATGTTAGCTAATATGGCTTGTTCTTTAATAGAACATAAGCGTATTAATACAACGGTTGCTAAAGCAAAAGCTTTAAAACAATTTGTAGAGCCTATGATTACTAAATCTAAAGAAGATACAACACACAATAGACGTATTGTAATGGCTCGTTTAAGACAAAAAGATGCTGTAACAGAATTGTTTAGAGATGTAGCTCCTAAGATTGCTGATAGACCTGGAGGTTATACAAGAATTATTAAACTTGGTAATCGTTTAGGTGATAATGCTGATATGGCTATGATTGAACTTGTAGATTATAATGAAATTTACAATGCAGAAAAGAAAGCTAAGAAAACAACTAGAAGAAGTAGAAGAGGTGGTTCTAAACCAGAAGCTGCTCCAGTTGTAGAAACTAAAGCATCAAACGAAGAAGAATAA